One stretch of Leptospira mtsangambouensis DNA includes these proteins:
- a CDS encoding class I SAM-dependent methyltransferase yields MKRSVNFSFHHMVRIPEPELMEDPTQVESYAHADFETAHSFLIRKFQDRLPSRFTPESILDLGCGPGDMSSRLYSQFPNSNFTFLDGSGFMLDLCKKRMDIMVLKKRNKKMEFKKELIQEFVPESPYDLVFSNSLLHHLHDPFEFWGAVQRSIHSDSFIFISDLMRPDTLNIANQLVERYANDEPKVLKKDFYNSLLAAYRIEEVKEMLEIVRLDSKLNIEPITDRHWICYSKPRL; encoded by the coding sequence ATGAAACGATCTGTAAACTTTTCCTTTCACCACATGGTTCGAATTCCAGAGCCAGAACTTATGGAAGATCCTACCCAAGTAGAGTCTTATGCCCACGCTGACTTTGAAACTGCTCATTCCTTTCTGATTCGTAAGTTTCAAGATAGACTTCCTTCCAGGTTTACTCCTGAATCCATTTTGGATTTAGGATGTGGTCCAGGTGATATGTCGTCTAGACTGTATTCACAGTTTCCGAATTCAAATTTTACATTTCTAGATGGTTCCGGGTTCATGTTAGATCTTTGTAAGAAGCGTATGGATATAATGGTTCTAAAAAAAAGAAACAAAAAAATGGAATTTAAAAAAGAACTCATTCAGGAATTTGTTCCTGAATCCCCTTATGATTTAGTATTTTCTAATTCCTTATTACACCATTTGCATGATCCATTTGAATTTTGGGGAGCAGTACAGAGGTCCATTCATTCAGATAGTTTTATTTTTATTTCTGATTTGATGCGGCCAGATACATTAAACATTGCGAATCAACTAGTAGAACGTTATGCGAATGATGAACCTAAGGTTTTAAAAAAAGATTTTTACAATAGTTTGCTTGCTGCTTACCGAATCGAAGAAGTAAAAGAAATGTTGGAGATTGTTAGACTAGATTCAAAATTGAATATAGAACCAATCACAGACCGGCACTGGATTTGTTATTCAAAACCAAGGCTTTAA
- a CDS encoding TIGR04452 family lipoprotein → MRQIILSILFFAFLANCMLTETIGIPTYGAVKGSEAKKRISEAIFEAESTASSFWLAQSGMKGGQGPISPLLLINGFLAKILYSYLTKIEDEEYFMESSVLQCESDIRTKGALALGVIYDGLTTVGGASRDALLLPEFASCDLDRTGKIITLEPIRF, encoded by the coding sequence ATGAGACAAATTATTCTATCCATTCTTTTCTTTGCGTTTCTCGCAAATTGTATGCTTACAGAAACAATAGGAATTCCCACCTATGGTGCAGTCAAAGGTTCGGAGGCAAAAAAACGGATCTCTGAAGCCATTTTTGAAGCAGAATCCACTGCTTCTTCCTTTTGGTTGGCGCAATCTGGGATGAAAGGAGGACAAGGCCCCATTTCTCCCCTCCTCCTGATCAATGGTTTTCTGGCAAAAATCCTGTATTCGTATCTTACAAAAATCGAAGATGAAGAGTATTTTATGGAATCATCTGTTTTACAGTGTGAATCAGATATTCGCACCAAGGGTGCATTGGCCCTAGGTGTTATTTATGATGGTTTAACAACTGTTGGGGGAGCATCTCGTGATGCCCTATTACTTCCGGAATTCGCTTCCTGCGACCTGGACCGCACAGGAAAAATTATCACATTAGAACCAATTCGCTTTTAA
- a CDS encoding serine hydrolase domain-containing protein, producing MKSIQSIIFLSLVSSLIVNCQKPLATDKDTQSLLVAGIFGSCFSLDTCFDQYAKTTDEGASFQVFDGSGNRIYARQSILDYNTYKPIASGSKWVTAITAMRAIDCNSNSGTFANCGTVTTGTCATGGTLSLSRTTGDILGWTGTKGTITLRQLLSFTSGLNAGGGNGSGQATCISTLPVGASGTQKDTCVNEIRDQSTGTPGALFQYNSNHMAVAQRMLEISCGKTWNTIFTQLIVTPLGWDASQAVWKGNYRTTEDTDGSLAGAFGLSISPEHYARMINALLMNGTAKNASGGNIANFLSTTSVTEILADQYNGAKIGYSQFSAFGYRWQYGLGNWRFCTTTDVPAECDKDLISHSIGINGFYPWIDKNRNYMAILAVNNIGRKNGLSLLPASSTSLFFAETVRPLIHLQIGK from the coding sequence ATGAAATCAATTCAATCTATCATATTCCTATCTCTTGTTTCTTCTTTGATTGTGAATTGCCAAAAGCCTCTTGCAACAGACAAGGATACACAATCGTTACTTGTCGCAGGAATATTTGGTTCTTGTTTTAGTCTCGACACTTGTTTTGATCAGTATGCAAAAACTACCGACGAGGGAGCTAGTTTTCAAGTATTCGATGGATCAGGTAACAGAATTTATGCGAGACAATCCATTTTAGATTATAATACCTATAAACCCATTGCGTCTGGATCCAAATGGGTAACTGCCATCACAGCCATGCGAGCCATTGATTGTAATTCCAATAGTGGAACGTTTGCAAACTGCGGGACAGTGACTACGGGAACCTGTGCCACGGGTGGTACCTTATCGTTGAGTCGAACCACGGGAGATATCCTCGGATGGACTGGAACTAAGGGAACCATTACTCTCCGGCAATTATTGTCTTTTACCTCTGGTCTCAATGCAGGCGGAGGAAATGGTTCAGGACAGGCCACCTGTATCTCTACATTGCCAGTCGGTGCATCAGGCACACAAAAAGATACTTGTGTCAATGAAATCCGGGATCAATCCACAGGAACACCCGGAGCTTTATTCCAATACAATTCCAACCATATGGCAGTCGCACAACGTATGTTAGAGATATCCTGTGGAAAAACATGGAATACCATTTTCACCCAGCTCATCGTCACACCTTTGGGTTGGGATGCTAGCCAAGCAGTTTGGAAAGGAAACTACCGAACAACAGAAGACACGGACGGAAGTTTGGCCGGAGCCTTTGGTCTCTCCATTTCTCCAGAACATTATGCAAGAATGATAAACGCACTCCTAATGAACGGAACTGCTAAAAATGCCTCAGGAGGAAATATTGCTAATTTTTTATCCACTACTTCAGTGACGGAAATTTTGGCAGACCAATACAATGGGGCAAAGATAGGTTACTCCCAATTTTCAGCCTTTGGGTATCGTTGGCAATACGGACTTGGTAACTGGAGATTTTGCACGACTACGGATGTACCCGCAGAATGCGATAAAGACCTTATATCGCACAGCATTGGAATCAATGGATTTTATCCGTGGATAGATAAAAATCGAAATTATATGGCAATCCTTGCTGTAAATAATATTGGGAGAAAAAATGGATTGAGTTTGTTACCAGCATCATCAACCTCATTATTCTTTGCAGAAACAGTGAGACCACTCATCCATCTACAAATAGGTAAGTAA